In Bacillus sp. FJAT-45037, the following are encoded in one genomic region:
- a CDS encoding pseudouridine synthase: protein MRLDKLLANMGHGSRKEVKKLLKTGVVRIDGVPAKDGKEQVDPEKQEVSVFGEVVLYKPFLYLMLNKPQGVISATEDEQHRTVLDLLDEGTLMYDLFPVGRLDKDTEGFLLITNDGQFSHSLMSPKKHVKKTYYAIIAGEVTDEDVQAFSDGVTLEDGYVTKPGELRILSKGTISEIELEITEGKYHQVKRMFEAVDKKVTFLKRIAIGGLVLDSTLKKGEYRELTVAEHSLLFEG from the coding sequence ATGAGGCTTGATAAATTATTAGCTAATATGGGGCACGGATCACGCAAAGAGGTAAAGAAGCTTCTGAAGACAGGCGTTGTCCGAATTGATGGAGTACCAGCAAAAGATGGAAAAGAGCAAGTAGACCCAGAGAAGCAAGAGGTTAGTGTTTTTGGAGAAGTCGTCTTGTATAAGCCATTTCTATACCTTATGCTTAATAAACCACAAGGTGTTATTTCCGCAACGGAAGATGAGCAACATCGGACGGTACTTGATTTGTTAGATGAGGGAACGCTTATGTATGATCTTTTTCCAGTTGGACGACTTGATAAAGATACAGAAGGATTCTTGCTCATTACCAATGATGGACAGTTCTCTCATTCCTTAATGTCTCCGAAAAAGCATGTGAAAAAAACATACTATGCGATCATAGCTGGAGAAGTAACGGATGAAGATGTACAGGCATTTTCAGATGGAGTAACCCTTGAGGATGGCTATGTAACAAAGCCAGGCGAACTTCGTATATTATCAAAAGGAACGATCTCTGAAATTGAACTTGAGATCACAGAAGGGAAATACCATCAAGTCAAACGAATGTTTGAAGCGGTGGATAAAAAAGTGACGTTCTTAAAAAGGATAGCAATCGGGGGATTGGTTCTGGATTCGACGTTAAAAAAGGGAGAATACCGCGAACTAACAGTGGCAGAACATAGCCTTTTATTTGAAGGATAA
- a CDS encoding NAD(P)-binding domain-containing protein, producing MIIMVGSGRLTEALLTQIQHSKVGIYGRNHDTVTQLLRRFSFTAKVSREDISKATTLILCLPKDAYQSFFDEHATLLKGNVLLVHCATALMEDEVRQMSAGKCKVVPCKLVGHARQMCEDGEGLFAIPDGYDEAAKTIQQLFPQMQYVRMTEEKVLRANQIATEETLNMLMKIKNRADQHQVPEMAIKQIQKQIGRGVIRASFDNDLGGFAKKIQKELEEKKGEKDEA from the coding sequence ATGATCATCATGGTAGGGTCTGGACGTCTGACGGAAGCTTTACTGACTCAAATACAACACAGTAAAGTAGGAATCTACGGGAGAAATCATGACACGGTTACTCAGCTACTTCGTCGGTTTTCCTTTACTGCGAAAGTGAGTAGGGAAGACATATCAAAAGCAACAACACTTATTCTCTGCTTACCTAAGGATGCCTATCAATCATTTTTTGATGAGCATGCGACATTGCTTAAAGGCAATGTCCTCCTTGTTCATTGCGCCACAGCCTTAATGGAGGATGAAGTTCGTCAGATGAGTGCGGGTAAATGTAAGGTCGTTCCTTGTAAGCTTGTAGGTCATGCGAGACAGATGTGTGAAGATGGGGAAGGGTTATTTGCCATTCCAGATGGATATGACGAAGCTGCGAAAACAATCCAACAGCTCTTTCCACAGATGCAGTACGTGCGGATGACAGAAGAAAAAGTGTTACGAGCGAATCAAATAGCAACAGAAGAAACGCTAAACATGCTGATGAAGATAAAGAATAGAGCAGATCAACACCAGGTGCCAGAGATGGCAATAAAACAAATACAAAAGCAAATTGGACGTGGAGTGATTCGTGCATCTTTCGACAATGATCTAGGTGGTTTTGCGAAAAAAATTCAAAAAGAATTAGAGGAAAAGAAAGGTGAAAAGGATGAGGCTTGA
- the rodA gene encoding rod shape-determining protein RodA, with protein MEERRTNLQQIDFTLIFLLFVLMCFSLLAIYSGSGQYYIEDPTRFVRRQAIFFGVGAIVMVAMMVLDYDLFKNFSIPLYILGMISLMLVSFTSLGVHKNGATRWLDLGVAEPQPSEFVKIFVILALAHLLYKITTERRDKDLKSDMMVVVKVLAVGLPPFFLILQQPDLGTALVIASIIATMLLMSGIAWRLLLALGGLVISGIMMLVWLHFNYFEFFTKFIKGHQLERIYGWLDPEGYASGYGYQLTQAIRGIGSGQLYGSGFLQGVQTQSDNIPELHTDFIFTVIGEEFGFIGATILLVTYFLIFYRMIIIALTCNNLYGTYLVAGVIGLLVFQVFQNIAMTIGLMPITGLALPFISYGGSSLITSMLAVGIVLNVGMRTRHYMFQTEEIAS; from the coding sequence ATGGAAGAACGTAGAACGAATTTGCAACAAATTGATTTTACATTGATCTTTCTCTTGTTTGTGTTAATGTGTTTTAGTTTGCTTGCGATTTATAGTGGATCAGGGCAGTATTATATCGAAGATCCGACTCGATTTGTAAGACGTCAAGCGATATTCTTCGGGGTTGGTGCAATCGTAATGGTTGCGATGATGGTTTTAGATTACGATTTATTCAAAAATTTCTCCATCCCTCTATATATCCTTGGAATGATCTCCCTCATGCTAGTATCCTTCACTTCACTGGGGGTTCATAAAAATGGTGCGACACGGTGGTTGGATCTAGGAGTAGCCGAACCGCAGCCTTCTGAGTTTGTTAAAATCTTTGTTATCTTAGCGCTTGCTCATTTATTATATAAAATCACAACAGAGCGAAGGGATAAGGATCTGAAGTCGGATATGATGGTAGTCGTTAAAGTGTTAGCGGTAGGCTTGCCACCGTTTTTCTTAATCCTACAACAACCAGACCTAGGGACAGCTCTTGTTATAGCGAGTATCATAGCGACGATGCTTCTTATGTCGGGAATTGCATGGAGGCTCCTTCTCGCTTTGGGGGGACTTGTAATATCAGGAATTATGATGCTTGTATGGCTCCATTTTAATTATTTTGAGTTCTTCACAAAATTTATTAAAGGCCATCAACTCGAGAGAATTTATGGTTGGCTTGATCCGGAAGGGTATGCGTCTGGTTATGGGTATCAATTAACACAAGCGATTCGTGGAATTGGTTCTGGTCAATTGTATGGGAGCGGATTTTTACAAGGGGTTCAAACCCAAAGTGACAATATTCCAGAGCTTCATACCGATTTCATTTTCACTGTTATCGGAGAGGAATTTGGATTTATTGGAGCGACAATTTTACTTGTTACGTATTTCTTAATTTTTTATCGAATGATTATCATCGCACTTACATGTAATAATTTATATGGCACATATTTAGTTGCTGGTGTTATCGGTTTATTAGTCTTCCAAGTCTTCCAAAACATTGCGATGACTATTGGTCTCATGCCGATCACGGGTCTTGCTCTTCCGTTTATAAGTTACGGGGGAAGCTCGCTTATAACCAGTATGCTCGCCGTCGGAATTGTTTTAAATGTCGGGATGCGGACGAGACATTATATGTTCCAAACTGAGGAAATTGCTTCATAA
- the ftsW gene encoding putative lipid II flippase FtsW, with the protein MKYSFVKDNDWLLIITTFLLAGFGLLMVFSSSYVLALDEFNNPYHFIKRQVMWFLLAIPAFLFFMHFPYRLYRKLTIVIVGAMVLSLILVKTSLGHEVGGAQRWIRFGPLNLQPSEFVKIGIVIYLAHVYSKKQVYIDQFVRGVLPPLVVVAVIFGLIMLQPDLGTATSILIVALLIVFFSGAKWIHLLFLAVVGGVSFGILAYAEPYRVKRITSFSDPFADQYDTGLQLIQSYIAIAHGGLSGTGLGQSVQKLLYLPEAHTDFIFAIVSEELGMFGVLFVLGCHGLILFRGVMIGTRCKTPFGSLLAFGIVFQIGVQVIFNVGAVTGVLPITGIPLPLVSNGGSSLLVTLVSIAILANISRNNIRQQRINQNEEEPLSA; encoded by the coding sequence TTACGTACTAGCTCTTGATGAATTTAATAATCCGTATCACTTTATTAAGCGGCAAGTGATGTGGTTTCTATTAGCCATTCCTGCTTTTTTATTCTTTATGCACTTTCCTTATCGCTTATACCGTAAATTAACCATTGTCATCGTAGGGGCTATGGTGCTCTCGCTCATCCTCGTCAAAACTTCACTCGGACATGAAGTCGGTGGAGCGCAGCGCTGGATTCGGTTTGGTCCATTAAATCTCCAACCGTCAGAATTTGTGAAAATAGGCATTGTTATTTACCTTGCCCATGTCTATTCAAAAAAGCAAGTGTATATCGATCAATTTGTGCGAGGCGTACTCCCGCCACTCGTTGTCGTCGCGGTGATTTTTGGATTAATTATGCTGCAGCCTGATTTGGGTACAGCAACCTCTATTTTAATTGTTGCCTTGTTGATTGTGTTTTTCTCTGGCGCTAAATGGATACATTTATTGTTTTTAGCTGTCGTTGGAGGGGTATCATTTGGTATTCTTGCCTATGCAGAACCGTATCGTGTGAAACGTATAACATCATTTAGTGATCCGTTCGCCGATCAATATGATACGGGTTTACAATTGATCCAATCCTACATAGCGATTGCTCATGGTGGATTAAGTGGTACAGGTCTTGGACAAAGTGTTCAAAAACTATTATATTTACCAGAAGCACACACAGATTTTATTTTTGCTATTGTGTCTGAGGAATTGGGGATGTTTGGAGTATTATTTGTTCTTGGTTGCCACGGATTGATCCTGTTTCGTGGTGTGATGATTGGAACACGTTGTAAGACGCCATTTGGTAGCTTGTTAGCATTCGGTATTGTTTTTCAAATCGGTGTACAAGTCATCTTTAATGTCGGGGCTGTGACTGGGGTATTGCCAATCACAGGGATTCCATTACCACTTGTAAGTAATGGAGGGTCATCATTATTGGTTACTCTTGTTTCAATCGCGATCTTAGCTAATATTTCTAGAAATAACATACGGCAACAGCGGATAAATCAAAATGAAGAAGAACCGTTATCTGCTTAA